One genomic segment of Bradyrhizobium prioriisuperbiae includes these proteins:
- the cobJ gene encoding precorrin-3B C(17)-methyltransferase — protein MTGTLTIAGLGPGDLALVTPEVSAALADATDIVGYAPYVARVPVRAGLTLHASDNRVELLRAGEALRLASEGRRVVVVSSGDPGVFAMASAVFEALEASPQWQGLPIRVLPGVTAMLAAAARIGAPLGHDFCAINLSDNLKPWPMIERRLRLAVEADFAIALYNPRSVSRPEGFGRVLEILGEAGRDDRLVMFARAVSTPEERIETVMLREARPEMADMRTLVIVGNSATRRVGRWVYAPRQAR, from the coding sequence ATGACGGGCACATTGACCATCGCGGGACTTGGACCGGGCGATCTGGCGCTGGTCACGCCGGAAGTATCCGCTGCACTCGCGGATGCGACCGACATCGTGGGCTACGCGCCCTATGTCGCGCGCGTGCCGGTCCGTGCCGGGCTTACGCTGCATGCGTCCGATAACCGGGTGGAGTTGTTGCGCGCAGGCGAGGCCTTGCGGCTGGCATCGGAAGGACGCCGTGTCGTCGTGGTGTCTTCAGGCGATCCCGGCGTATTCGCAATGGCCTCGGCCGTGTTCGAAGCGCTGGAAGCATCGCCGCAATGGCAAGGGCTTCCCATTCGGGTGCTGCCCGGCGTGACCGCGATGCTGGCCGCGGCCGCGCGCATCGGCGCGCCGCTCGGCCATGATTTTTGTGCCATCAATCTCTCGGACAATCTCAAGCCCTGGCCGATGATCGAGAGGCGCCTGCGACTTGCCGTTGAGGCCGATTTTGCGATCGCGCTCTACAATCCGCGCTCAGTGAGCCGGCCCGAGGGATTTGGGCGCGTGCTCGAGATTCTGGGTGAGGCGGGGCGCGACGATCGTCTCGTGATGTTCGCGCGCGCGGTCAGCACGCCCGAGGAGCGAATTGAGACGGTGATGCTGCGCGAGGCCCGGCCGGAGATGGCCGACATGAGAACCCTGGTGATTGTTGGCAATTCGGCGACCCGCCGGGTCGGTCGCTGGGTCTATGCGCCCAGGCAGGCCCGATGA
- a CDS encoding cobalt-precorrin-6A reductase, whose product MVRALILGGTSDANLLAEAAARAELDAIYSYGGRTRAPAHQPLPTRTGGFGGASGLADYIRRESITHVVDATHPFAAEMSRNAVAACMITQTPLIALERAPWAKATGDSWIEVPDIASAVAALPEQRTRVFLAIGRQHIAPFATRPQHAYTLRFVDPPEAALPLPDADVIVSRGPFTLTGDLDMMRARGIAWIVARNSGGDGARAKIDAAGELGLPVIMIARPQVPDRPRADSVTEVMQWLGHRACLGA is encoded by the coding sequence ATGGTGCGCGCTCTTATTCTTGGCGGAACGAGCGACGCCAATCTGCTTGCGGAGGCCGCAGCGCGCGCGGAACTCGACGCGATCTACTCCTATGGCGGTCGCACCCGCGCGCCTGCGCACCAGCCGCTGCCGACCCGCACTGGCGGATTCGGCGGCGCAAGCGGCCTTGCCGACTATATCCGCCGGGAAAGCATCACCCATGTCGTCGACGCGACCCATCCCTTCGCGGCCGAGATGAGCCGCAATGCGGTGGCGGCGTGTATGATCACGCAAACGCCGCTGATCGCGCTCGAGCGCGCACCCTGGGCAAAGGCGACCGGAGACAGCTGGATCGAGGTGCCGGATATCGCATCCGCGGTCGCGGCGCTGCCGGAGCAACGCACGCGGGTGTTTCTTGCGATCGGGCGGCAGCACATCGCCCCCTTCGCGACCAGGCCGCAGCACGCCTACACGTTGAGGTTTGTCGATCCGCCCGAAGCGGCGCTGCCGCTTCCGGATGCCGATGTCATCGTCTCGCGCGGACCATTCACGCTCACCGGCGACCTGGACATGATGCGCGCCCGTGGCATCGCATGGATCGTCGCCCGCAACTCCGGAGGAGATGGCGCACGCGCCAAGATCGATGCCGCGGGCGAACTCGGCCTTCCCGTCATCATGATCGCGCGGCCGCAGGTGCCGGACAGGCCGCGGGCGGACAGCGTGACTGAGGTCATGCAGTGGCTTGGTCATCGGGCCTGCCTGGGCGCATAG